One segment of Sulfobacillus thermosulfidooxidans DSM 9293 DNA contains the following:
- a CDS encoding Cof-type HAD-IIB family hydrolase — MDNQIRIKLLVLDLDGTVLRSDGSLSGELVKAVNQVKTHGITVILATGRMVRSAEPYWLQLQLGTGPLIAYNGSMVVEMPQQVPWFSWHLTEDVARFVIEEALDADILTQVYVSNELWLSKEDERAQHYIEVNHIPGDVKSREGLLSWPSPPIKILLQDDPDKLDQFRLRISPEVLGLQGRIFKSQADYLEIVPAGVGKGPALAKVAERLHLSPQQIMAIGDAENDVDMLKWVGMGVAMGQAPELVKHAADVVTKSVDQDGAAYAIYRWLLDPMQGFHEMQY; from the coding sequence TTGGATAATCAGATACGCATAAAGTTGCTTGTCTTAGATTTAGACGGGACTGTGCTGCGCTCAGATGGATCGCTATCAGGGGAATTGGTGAAAGCAGTGAATCAAGTGAAGACCCACGGTATTACGGTCATTTTAGCTACAGGCCGCATGGTGCGTTCGGCAGAACCCTATTGGCTGCAGTTACAATTAGGCACGGGACCGTTAATTGCGTATAACGGGAGTATGGTTGTGGAAATGCCGCAGCAAGTCCCGTGGTTCAGCTGGCACCTGACAGAAGATGTGGCGCGTTTTGTCATAGAAGAGGCCTTAGATGCCGACATACTCACTCAGGTCTATGTCAGCAATGAGTTATGGCTTTCCAAAGAAGATGAAAGGGCTCAACACTACATTGAAGTGAATCATATTCCCGGCGATGTGAAGTCTCGCGAAGGACTGCTTAGCTGGCCCTCACCACCCATAAAAATCTTGTTGCAAGATGATCCGGATAAACTGGATCAATTTCGTCTCCGCATTTCTCCAGAAGTCTTGGGATTACAGGGAAGAATTTTCAAATCCCAAGCCGATTACTTAGAAATTGTTCCGGCAGGGGTGGGCAAAGGACCGGCTTTAGCAAAGGTCGCTGAACGCTTGCATCTTTCCCCACAGCAGATCATGGCGATCGGTGATGCTGAAAATGATGTTGACATGTTGAAGTGGGTGGGAATGGGCGTAGCAATGGGCCAGGCACCTGAACTGGTGAAGCATGCCGCCGATGTTGTGACCAAGAGCGTTGACCAGGATGGGGCCGCCTACGCCATTTACCGGTGGTTATTAGATCCGATGCAAGGTTTTCACGAAATGCAGTACTGA
- the uvrC gene encoding excinuclease ABC subunit UvrC encodes MMTLSEHLEEKRQLLPDKPGVYLMKDHEGQVIYVGKAVNLKQRVRSYFQEASRLLPKVAAMMRHVEDFEIITTDTEVEALILEATLIKKYRPHYNIRLKDDKAYPYIRLTWEEDFPRLIIARRPDNSGSRYFGPYTRAQSVHETIRLLRHIFPIRNCTNQKFKNAARPCLEYHIKRCPGPCQALIDKDSYRDMMKNVEWFLEGKVDAVEKSLVKELNRAAEELEFEKAAKLRDQVMAVREITAQQKVSAEAGRNLDAISWALSDQDAYLQVFMVRDGRLIGRESFTLTGVDGTDEKELAHAFLMQYYDRARDIPQEILIEHLPPDDRQITAWLREKRGGKVDLKVPVRGEKQRLLAMVRQNATIARDEALRRMEIKERDRERALLEIQQTLGLPGLPRRMECYDISNTQGTESVASMVVFTDGKPDKSQYRQFKIQSVEGPNDFLSMKEVITRRFHHQAQDAKQMGKSHFAKTPDLVIIDGGRGQLGYAYQAMRELNVADIPVFGLAKQHEWLFEPERADPIILDRDSAGLKLLMHLRDEAHRFAITYHRKLRTKRNLASILDDIEGIGPARKKILRQTYGDLAAISQASVDELAALPKMTRPAAEAVKRYLDEHFKSNEEENAVPE; translated from the coding sequence ATGATGACTTTATCAGAGCACCTAGAAGAAAAACGCCAACTACTTCCGGATAAACCCGGGGTCTATCTGATGAAAGATCACGAAGGGCAAGTCATTTACGTCGGGAAAGCCGTCAATTTAAAACAGCGGGTTCGGAGTTATTTTCAAGAAGCGAGCCGACTATTGCCAAAAGTGGCCGCGATGATGCGCCATGTCGAAGATTTTGAAATTATTACGACCGATACCGAAGTCGAAGCCTTGATCTTGGAAGCCACGCTCATTAAAAAATACCGACCGCACTACAATATCCGGTTAAAAGATGATAAGGCCTATCCATATATCCGCTTAACATGGGAAGAAGATTTTCCCAGACTCATTATTGCCCGCCGTCCTGACAATTCCGGTAGTCGCTATTTTGGACCTTATACCCGGGCCCAAAGTGTGCATGAAACGATTCGTCTCCTGCGCCATATTTTCCCTATTCGGAATTGCACCAACCAGAAATTTAAAAATGCCGCTCGTCCTTGTCTCGAATACCACATTAAACGGTGCCCGGGGCCTTGCCAGGCCTTAATCGACAAAGACAGTTACCGGGACATGATGAAAAATGTAGAGTGGTTTTTAGAAGGCAAGGTCGACGCCGTGGAAAAATCTTTGGTCAAGGAATTAAACCGGGCCGCTGAAGAACTGGAATTTGAAAAAGCGGCGAAATTGCGTGACCAGGTTATGGCCGTTCGAGAAATTACTGCGCAGCAAAAGGTTTCCGCGGAGGCGGGAAGAAATTTAGATGCGATTAGCTGGGCCTTAAGCGACCAAGATGCCTATTTACAGGTATTTATGGTGCGTGATGGCCGTCTCATTGGCCGAGAGTCATTTACTTTAACAGGTGTCGATGGGACCGATGAAAAAGAATTGGCGCATGCCTTTTTAATGCAATATTATGACCGGGCCAGGGACATTCCCCAGGAAATTTTGATTGAACATCTTCCTCCCGATGATCGTCAAATTACGGCATGGCTTCGAGAGAAACGCGGAGGCAAGGTTGACTTGAAAGTCCCGGTCCGGGGAGAAAAACAACGGCTATTAGCGATGGTCCGGCAAAATGCCACAATTGCCCGTGATGAAGCCCTGCGGCGGATGGAAATCAAAGAACGAGACCGCGAACGGGCCTTGTTGGAAATTCAACAAACTCTCGGTCTTCCGGGACTTCCCCGCCGCATGGAGTGTTACGATATTTCTAATACCCAAGGCACCGAATCGGTAGCGTCTATGGTTGTCTTTACCGATGGTAAGCCAGATAAAAGTCAGTACCGGCAATTTAAAATTCAGAGTGTCGAAGGGCCGAATGATTTTCTATCAATGAAAGAAGTCATTACCCGGCGATTTCATCATCAAGCCCAAGATGCCAAACAAATGGGTAAAAGTCACTTTGCCAAAACGCCCGACTTGGTGATTATCGATGGTGGCCGTGGCCAGCTCGGATATGCCTATCAGGCGATGCGCGAGTTAAATGTGGCAGACATTCCCGTCTTTGGTTTAGCCAAGCAACATGAGTGGCTGTTTGAACCCGAACGTGCTGATCCTATTATTCTGGATCGGGATTCGGCTGGTCTCAAACTCTTGATGCATCTCCGGGATGAAGCTCACCGGTTTGCGATCACCTATCACCGTAAACTCCGGACCAAACGTAATCTCGCTTCGATTTTAGATGATATCGAGGGCATTGGCCCAGCCCGCAAGAAAATTCTGCGGCAAACTTACGGCGACTTAGCAGCCATTTCGCAAGCAAGTGTGGATGAATTGGCTGCATTACCTAAAATGACACGGCCTGCAGCGGAAGCCGTCAAACGTTATCTTGATGAACATTTTAAGTCGAATGAAGAGGAAAATGCGGTGCCGGAATAA
- a CDS encoding phage holin family protein gives MRWLTVWIASAIGLAVISHIHLGIMAKSTEAILVAALVLGLVNTTIKPIVKLLTLPINLLTFGLFGWVINALMLWLVSAIVPGFIVHGFGAAFWGALILSIVSGVVGWIIRYA, from the coding sequence ATGCGGTGGTTAACGGTCTGGATTGCTTCGGCGATTGGACTAGCGGTTATCAGTCATATACACTTAGGCATTATGGCCAAGAGTACCGAGGCTATTTTGGTCGCAGCTTTGGTTTTAGGGTTAGTCAATACGACTATTAAACCCATCGTGAAATTACTGACGTTGCCCATTAACTTGCTTACCTTTGGTCTTTTTGGATGGGTCATCAATGCGTTAATGCTGTGGTTGGTATCGGCCATTGTCCCGGGTTTTATTGTGCATGGATTTGGCGCGGCCTTTTGGGGCGCATTAATTTTGTCAATTGTATCGGGGGTTGTAGGTTGGATAATCAGATACGCATAA
- a CDS encoding gluconeogenesis factor YvcK family protein yields MWRLLVPGLKLKRFLALIALGFMALGVAMGLSAWIEPYLFPFWRRPVLEMILFVVGTVLVVGGFWGLWRSINEVLGSDKWAGLLYSRRQLARGPHIAALGGGTGMPSVLRGLKHYTSNLTAIVTVADDGGSSGRLRGDLGMLPPGDIRNCMVALADTEPLMEQLFQHRFQAGELKGHSFGNLFLAAMEQASGDFVTALRESSRVLAVRGTVLPATLEHVTLHATLVTGAHVEGESAIGHSTDRIERIWMDPPDATPLREAVEAIVAADMVVLGPGSLYTSILPNLLIPAIADAIRQSKGIRVYVANIMTQPGETANFSVRDHLKAIEDHVGPGLIDVVLVNNEKVPERLLQKYRREGADQVAFQGEESLVTGQPVVIYDNLLLADGVVRHDPDKLAPALLRVLLKFRPKWAEGRLIDALWLENRLRERHQPRWDGHMPGKSKRN; encoded by the coding sequence ATGTGGCGGTTGTTGGTTCCGGGATTAAAGCTTAAACGTTTTTTGGCTTTAATTGCTTTGGGATTTATGGCACTGGGCGTGGCGATGGGATTATCAGCCTGGATAGAGCCCTACCTATTTCCTTTTTGGCGCCGGCCGGTATTAGAAATGATTTTGTTTGTTGTGGGCACTGTGTTGGTGGTGGGAGGATTTTGGGGATTATGGCGCTCCATTAATGAGGTCCTGGGATCCGACAAATGGGCAGGATTATTATATTCGCGCCGGCAATTGGCCAGGGGCCCACACATTGCCGCCTTAGGAGGCGGAACCGGAATGCCGTCAGTTCTGCGGGGTCTCAAACACTACACGTCAAATTTGACGGCGATTGTGACCGTAGCCGACGATGGCGGGAGCTCGGGGCGGTTACGCGGCGATTTGGGCATGTTGCCACCAGGAGACATTCGTAATTGTATGGTTGCTTTAGCGGACACCGAACCCTTAATGGAGCAGCTTTTTCAACACCGGTTTCAAGCGGGAGAATTAAAAGGCCACAGTTTTGGTAACTTATTTTTAGCGGCAATGGAACAAGCCTCAGGGGATTTTGTCACCGCTTTACGTGAATCCAGTCGGGTGTTGGCTGTTCGTGGAACGGTTCTGCCAGCAACCTTGGAGCATGTCACGCTTCATGCAACGCTTGTGACCGGCGCGCATGTGGAAGGAGAAAGTGCTATTGGCCACAGTACTGACCGAATAGAGCGGATTTGGATGGATCCGCCCGATGCCACTCCTCTTCGGGAAGCTGTAGAAGCCATTGTTGCGGCCGATATGGTAGTTTTGGGCCCTGGCAGTCTTTATACTTCCATTTTGCCTAATCTCTTAATTCCCGCGATTGCTGATGCCATCCGGCAATCAAAAGGCATTCGGGTCTATGTCGCCAATATCATGACCCAACCTGGAGAAACGGCGAACTTTTCTGTCCGGGATCATTTAAAAGCTATCGAAGATCATGTCGGTCCTGGATTAATTGATGTGGTGTTGGTGAACAACGAAAAGGTTCCCGAACGGCTATTGCAAAAATACCGGAGGGAAGGGGCTGATCAGGTGGCGTTTCAAGGGGAAGAATCCCTGGTCACGGGACAACCCGTCGTCATCTATGATAATCTACTTTTAGCCGATGGGGTCGTCCGTCATGATCCCGATAAGCTGGCGCCGGCACTTTTGCGGGTGCTCCTCAAATTTCGCCCGAAGTGGGCTGAAGGGCGTTTGATCGACGCCTTATGGTTGGAAAATCGTTTACGGGAGCGACATCAACCACGATGGGATGGTCATATGCCAGGCAAATCAAAGCGGAACTAG
- the rapZ gene encoding RNase adapter RapZ, which translates to MEHVRLVIITGLSGAGRSEAMRVFEDLGYFCVDNLPPNLISKFAELLQKSPEVQGAALVMDIRGGVFFSELQGSLNELDASQLPYQILYLEADEETLIRRYKMSRRRHPLETQGRLVDALRKEKEALRELRGKADVIIDTSGLTALQLRQRISDVFRLDGTQSLFQVRLVSFGFKHGLPKDADLVFDVRYLPNPYYVEELRSKTGNDEEVDQYVMRFPQAKETLDKLANLLAFLIPQFQQEGKPQVTIGIGCTGGQHRSVVFANRLKDLLTQAGHQALVEHRDLDLREE; encoded by the coding sequence ATGGAACACGTACGTTTAGTGATTATCACCGGTCTATCTGGTGCTGGGCGTAGCGAAGCGATGCGCGTTTTCGAAGACTTAGGATATTTTTGTGTCGATAATTTGCCTCCCAACTTGATTAGCAAATTTGCGGAACTCCTGCAGAAAAGTCCCGAAGTTCAAGGAGCCGCTTTGGTCATGGATATCCGGGGCGGGGTATTTTTCTCCGAGCTTCAAGGGTCTCTGAATGAACTGGATGCCAGCCAATTACCCTACCAGATTCTTTATTTAGAAGCGGATGAAGAAACGTTAATTCGACGTTACAAAATGTCTAGACGTCGGCATCCTTTGGAGACGCAGGGACGGTTGGTGGATGCTTTGCGTAAAGAGAAGGAGGCGTTGCGGGAACTCCGTGGTAAAGCCGACGTGATCATTGATACCTCGGGCTTGACGGCTCTCCAACTGAGGCAGCGTATCTCCGATGTGTTTCGTCTTGATGGAACCCAGTCTTTATTTCAAGTACGGTTGGTGTCTTTTGGGTTTAAACATGGGTTACCGAAAGATGCCGATTTAGTGTTTGATGTCCGTTACTTACCTAACCCCTATTATGTGGAGGAATTACGCAGCAAGACTGGTAATGATGAAGAAGTCGATCAATATGTGATGCGTTTTCCCCAAGCCAAAGAAACCCTCGACAAACTGGCCAATCTGCTCGCCTTTTTGATTCCTCAGTTTCAGCAAGAAGGCAAGCCGCAAGTCACAATCGGCATTGGCTGTACAGGGGGCCAGCACCGGTCAGTGGTCTTTGCCAACCGGCTGAAAGACTTATTAACGCAGGCCGGGCATCAAGCCCTTGTCGAACATCGTGATTTGGACTTGCGGGAGGAGTAA